One Chitinophaga sp. H8 DNA window includes the following coding sequences:
- a CDS encoding OmpH family outer membrane protein, translating to MHICKQFVKRGLLAALIAGSFVACQQSGKTANTAANSPAAGNTSAPANGGGNKIAYVDLDSLEAHFDYFKEKKDELEKKQQVIENELKGNARALQNEYADLQRKAATLTQEQGEAAQRSIMQKNQQLEAKAQQLRSQYAEQEAKFNEELQKRLDGFLKTYNAEGKYDYILSYRAGATNILFKNPALDVTADVIKGMNAIGADKK from the coding sequence ATGCACATTTGTAAACAATTTGTGAAAAGAGGATTATTAGCGGCGTTAATAGCCGGTTCATTTGTGGCTTGCCAACAATCGGGTAAAACTGCTAATACAGCAGCTAATTCACCTGCAGCTGGTAATACTTCAGCCCCTGCCAATGGTGGTGGCAATAAAATTGCGTATGTAGATCTGGATTCACTGGAAGCGCATTTCGATTATTTTAAAGAAAAGAAAGACGAGCTGGAGAAAAAACAACAGGTGATTGAGAATGAACTGAAAGGGAATGCCCGGGCTTTACAGAATGAGTATGCAGATTTGCAGCGTAAGGCAGCTACCCTTACTCAGGAGCAGGGAGAAGCCGCACAACGGAGCATTATGCAAAAAAATCAGCAGCTGGAAGCAAAAGCACAGCAGCTGCGTTCTCAGTATGCAGAACAGGAAGCCAAATTCAATGAAGAATTGCAAAAAAGACTGGATGGATTCCTGAAAACGTATAATGCGGAAGGCAAGTATGATTACATCTTATCTTACCGTGCAGGCGCTACCAACATTCTTTTCAAAAACCCTGCGCTGGATGTTACCGCAGATGTGATCAAAGGAATGAATGCAATAGGGGCGGATAAAAAATAA
- a CDS encoding recombinase family protein gives MKMKVADLLIRARCADHHEQDQLLKTQEILLQKFCLKKEIKIRRTIVVHGPADAFHLPPWRNYLKNLRRSKTQPDYLLFTNWDRFSRRLNKSLPFIAELATIGVKPMSTGECENGVDLFTHLLSHSILEDLQNGISNRSTRIKEGIQLARKYKQ, from the coding sequence ATGAAAATGAAAGTAGCTGACTTATTGATCCGTGCAAGATGTGCAGATCATCATGAGCAAGACCAGTTGTTAAAAACACAGGAAATCCTGCTCCAGAAATTTTGTTTAAAGAAGGAAATAAAAATCCGCAGAACAATTGTAGTGCATGGCCCGGCAGACGCCTTTCACCTTCCGCCCTGGCGTAATTACCTTAAAAACCTGCGCAGATCAAAAACTCAACCGGATTATTTACTATTTACTAATTGGGACAGGTTTTCCCGGAGGCTAAATAAGTCATTGCCATTTATTGCAGAATTAGCCACTATCGGTGTCAAACCAATGTCAACTGGCGAGTGTGAAAATGGCGTAGATCTCTTTACCCACCTGCTTTCCCACAGCATCTTAGAAGACCTTCAAAACGGAATATCCAACAGATCAACACGGATTAAAGAAGGTATTCAACTTGCCCGAAAATATAAACAATAA
- a CDS encoding APC family permease, with translation MEVNQNNSFKPSLSLLDATMIVAGSMIGSGIFIVTAEIARSVGGAGWITAMWLLAGLVTLIAALSYGELSGMYPKAGGQYVYLREAYNPFIAFLFGWTQFGIIQTGTIAAVAVAFAKFTAYLIPAFSEQNILYDGGFIKISAAQIVAIISIILLTQINSKGVKNGKLIQTTFTLAKILSLFGLIIFGLLIGAKQEVWDANWVNAWDASALKQMNGQVVTTAITGLAFLGAVAVSMKGSLFSSDAWNNVTFIAAEIKNPYKNIGRALFLGTLIVTIIYVSANLMYLAVLPLHEIAFAANDRVGVAAAEKIFGSSGSIIIAVMIMISTFGCNNGLILSGARIYYTMAQDGLFFKKAAQLNQHSVPAYGLWIQCFWACMLCLTGKYNDLLALVIFGVLIFYVLTILGIFILRRKQPDLPRPYKAFGYPVLPIIYILVAASLALLLLIFETNYTLPGLGIILLGIPLYYIALRQKK, from the coding sequence ATGGAAGTCAACCAAAATAATTCTTTTAAACCCAGCCTGAGTTTACTGGATGCTACGATGATCGTGGCAGGTTCTATGATCGGGTCAGGAATTTTTATTGTTACAGCAGAGATTGCCCGCAGTGTGGGAGGAGCTGGCTGGATTACAGCCATGTGGCTGCTGGCAGGTCTTGTAACGTTGATCGCAGCACTCAGCTACGGTGAGCTTTCCGGTATGTATCCAAAAGCTGGCGGACAATATGTATATCTCCGGGAGGCCTATAATCCCTTTATTGCTTTTTTGTTTGGCTGGACCCAGTTCGGCATTATTCAAACCGGTACCATTGCAGCGGTAGCTGTAGCGTTTGCCAAGTTTACGGCTTATCTTATTCCAGCTTTCAGTGAACAGAATATATTGTATGATGGCGGGTTTATTAAAATATCCGCTGCCCAGATCGTAGCCATTATTTCCATCATACTGCTTACGCAGATCAATTCCAAAGGCGTAAAAAATGGAAAACTGATTCAAACCACCTTCACACTTGCTAAAATACTGTCTCTTTTCGGTCTTATTATCTTTGGTTTGTTAATAGGGGCTAAGCAGGAAGTATGGGATGCCAATTGGGTAAATGCCTGGGATGCGAGTGCTTTAAAACAAATGAACGGGCAGGTGGTTACAACTGCCATTACAGGACTTGCATTTTTAGGTGCAGTGGCGGTATCCATGAAAGGATCTCTTTTCTCCAGTGATGCCTGGAACAATGTCACTTTTATAGCAGCAGAAATTAAGAACCCATATAAAAATATCGGCCGGGCCCTGTTTCTCGGCACTTTAATAGTGACAATCATTTATGTAAGTGCCAATCTGATGTATCTGGCAGTGTTGCCGTTGCATGAAATAGCATTTGCAGCCAATGACAGGGTAGGGGTAGCAGCAGCAGAGAAGATATTCGGCAGCAGCGGATCTATTATCATTGCTGTAATGATCATGATCTCTACTTTTGGTTGTAATAATGGCCTGATATTATCCGGTGCCAGGATATATTATACAATGGCACAGGATGGCCTGTTCTTTAAAAAAGCGGCACAGTTAAATCAGCATAGTGTACCAGCATATGGATTATGGATACAATGCTTCTGGGCTTGTATGCTATGCCTTACCGGTAAGTATAATGACCTGCTGGCATTGGTTATTTTTGGGGTGCTTATTTTTTATGTATTAACCATACTGGGCATATTCATTTTACGCAGGAAACAACCTGATTTACCACGGCCTTACAAAGCGTTTGGATATCCGGTACTGCCCATCATCTATATTCTGGTAGCCGCTTCACTCGCATTGTTGTTATTGATTTTTGAAACAAACTATACTTTACCTGGGCTGGGTATTATTTTATTGGGAATCCCCCTTTATTATATCGCGCTCCGGCAAAAAAAATAA
- the rpoC gene encoding DNA-directed RNA polymerase subunit beta', which yields MAIKKENRPKSNFSNITISLASPDVILERSYGEVLKPETINYRTYKPERDGLFCERIFGPVKDYECYCGKYKRIRYKGIVCDRCGVEVTEKKVRRERMGHIRLVVPVVHIWYFKSLPNKIGYLLGTSSKKLETIVYYERYVVIQAGAKQEKGLNYGDLLTEEEYLDILDTLPKDNQLLPDEDPNKFIAKMGAEAVEMMLARIDLDSLSYQLRNQAATETSQQRKAEALKRLSVVEAFREANGHVENRPEWMVMQYIPVVPPELRPLVPLDGGRFASSDLNDLYRRVIIRNNRLKRLIEIKAPEVILRNEKRMLQEAVDSLFDNSRKSNAVKAEGGRALKSLSDVLKGKQGRFRQNLLGKRVDYSGRSVIVVGPELKLHECGLPKDMAAELFKPFIIRKLIERGIVKTVKSAKKLVDRKEAVVWDILENVLKGHPVMLNRAPTLHRLSIQAFQPKLVEGKAIQLHPLVCSAFNADFDGDQMAVHVPLSNAAIIEAQLLMLSSHNILNPQNGTPITLPSQDMVLGLYYISKGKKSTETEKVKGEGMTFYSAEEVIIAHNEGRVELHAWIKVKADVRKDNGELVRKLIETTVGRVLFNQFVPKAAGYVNALLTKKSLREIIGDIIKATDIPKTAKFLDDIKQLGFRTAFRGGLSFNINDLIIPEVKQEMIDGASSEVDEVWDNYNMGLITNNERYNQIIDIWSRADTKITETLIRELANDKQGFNSVYMMLDSGARGSKQQIKQLAGIRGLMAKPRKSGSSGSEIIENPILSNFKDGLNVLEYFISTHGARKGLADTALKTADAGYLTRRLVDVAQDVVINEEDCGTLRGIATAALKDNEEVVEPLYDRILGRTSLHDVYDPLNDEELIVAAGAEITEEIAHRIEESSIETVDIRSVLTCESKRGVCVKCYGKNLATGYTAQRGDAVGIIAAQSIGEPGTQLTLRTFHVGGVAGSTSVESGLTAKFDGTVQFDGLRTTTYENNEGEKVQVVIGRTGELRIMDVKNDRLLITNNVPYGSTVLVKDGQKVSKGDMICTWDPFNAVIVSEIAGSVRFDSILEGITFREEADEQTGHREKVVIETKDKNKIPSIYIEGNKEVKSYNLPVGSHVIINEGDNVRAGQVIVKIPRVIGKLRDITGGLPRVTELFEARNPSNPAIVSEIDGVVAFGNIKRGNREIIIESRESQVKKYLVPLTRHILVQDGDFVKAGTALSDGSTTPADILSIKGPFAVQEYLVNEIQEVYRLQGVKINDKHIEVIVRQMMRKVTIEDPGDTRFLEGDTEDKFEFFEENDNIFDKKVVTEAGESATLKAGQIVSLRQVREENSLLRRADKALVEYRDANPATSSPLLLGITKASLGTRSWISAASFQETTKVLSQAAINGKRDDMAGLKENVITGHLIPAGTGLREFENMIVGSKEEYDILASSKEVFQFDEEE from the coding sequence ATGGCCATCAAAAAAGAAAATCGTCCTAAATCAAATTTTAGCAACATTACCATCAGCCTGGCCTCTCCGGATGTAATTCTGGAGCGTTCATATGGTGAAGTGCTGAAACCCGAAACCATCAACTACCGTACTTACAAGCCGGAACGTGATGGTTTATTCTGTGAAAGAATATTCGGCCCTGTAAAGGACTACGAATGTTATTGCGGGAAGTATAAGCGTATCCGTTATAAAGGTATAGTGTGCGACCGTTGTGGTGTGGAAGTAACGGAAAAGAAAGTACGTCGTGAAAGAATGGGACACATTCGTTTGGTGGTTCCCGTTGTACATATCTGGTACTTCAAATCATTGCCTAATAAAATTGGTTACCTGCTTGGAACATCTTCCAAAAAACTGGAAACCATCGTTTATTATGAAAGATATGTAGTTATCCAGGCAGGTGCCAAACAGGAAAAAGGGCTGAACTATGGTGATCTGCTGACTGAAGAAGAATATCTCGACATTTTAGATACCCTGCCTAAAGACAATCAGCTGTTGCCGGATGAAGATCCCAACAAGTTTATTGCCAAAATGGGAGCGGAAGCAGTAGAAATGATGCTCGCCCGTATTGATCTGGACAGCCTTTCCTACCAGCTGCGTAACCAGGCTGCTACTGAAACTTCCCAGCAACGTAAAGCGGAAGCGCTGAAGCGTTTGAGCGTAGTGGAAGCTTTCCGTGAAGCCAATGGGCATGTGGAAAACCGTCCTGAATGGATGGTAATGCAATATATCCCGGTAGTACCACCGGAACTGCGTCCGTTAGTACCATTGGATGGTGGCCGTTTTGCGTCTTCTGACCTGAACGACCTTTACCGCCGTGTAATTATCCGTAACAACCGTTTGAAACGTCTGATCGAGATCAAGGCGCCAGAGGTGATCCTCCGGAATGAAAAACGTATGTTGCAGGAAGCGGTAGACTCCCTGTTTGACAACTCCCGTAAATCCAATGCTGTAAAAGCAGAAGGTGGCCGTGCGTTGAAATCCCTCTCAGATGTACTGAAAGGTAAACAAGGTCGTTTCCGTCAAAACCTGTTGGGTAAACGTGTGGACTACTCCGGTCGTTCTGTAATCGTGGTAGGACCAGAATTAAAACTGCATGAATGTGGTTTGCCTAAGGATATGGCGGCAGAGTTATTCAAACCGTTTATTATCCGTAAGCTGATAGAAAGAGGTATCGTTAAAACCGTGAAGTCGGCCAAGAAACTGGTAGACAGAAAAGAAGCGGTGGTTTGGGATATCCTTGAAAATGTACTGAAAGGTCATCCGGTAATGTTAAACCGTGCACCAACCCTGCACCGTTTGTCCATACAGGCATTCCAGCCTAAACTGGTAGAAGGTAAAGCCATTCAGTTACACCCGCTCGTATGTTCTGCGTTTAACGCGGATTTCGATGGTGACCAAATGGCGGTACACGTGCCTTTGAGCAATGCCGCAATCATCGAAGCACAGTTATTGATGCTGTCTTCCCATAACATTCTTAACCCACAGAATGGTACGCCTATCACCCTGCCTTCACAGGACATGGTACTGGGGCTGTACTATATCAGTAAGGGTAAGAAGAGCACCGAAACTGAGAAAGTGAAAGGAGAAGGGATGACCTTCTACTCCGCTGAAGAAGTGATCATCGCACACAATGAAGGTCGTGTAGAACTGCATGCCTGGATTAAAGTGAAAGCTGATGTAAGAAAAGATAACGGAGAGCTCGTAAGAAAACTGATAGAAACTACTGTAGGCCGTGTATTATTTAACCAGTTTGTGCCAAAAGCCGCCGGTTATGTAAATGCATTGCTGACTAAAAAATCACTGCGTGAAATCATCGGTGATATCATTAAGGCAACAGACATTCCAAAGACTGCCAAGTTCCTGGATGATATCAAACAATTAGGTTTCCGTACAGCATTCCGTGGTGGATTGTCCTTTAACATCAATGACCTGATCATCCCTGAAGTTAAACAGGAAATGATTGATGGTGCTTCTTCTGAAGTAGATGAAGTTTGGGATAACTACAACATGGGTCTGATCACCAATAACGAACGTTACAACCAGATCATTGACATCTGGTCACGTGCGGATACGAAGATCACCGAAACGCTGATCCGTGAGCTGGCAAATGATAAACAAGGGTTTAACTCTGTTTACATGATGCTGGATTCCGGTGCGCGTGGTTCCAAACAGCAGATTAAACAGCTGGCAGGTATCAGGGGGTTGATGGCCAAACCACGTAAGAGTGGTTCCAGTGGCTCTGAGATCATTGAAAACCCGATCCTGTCAAACTTTAAAGATGGTTTGAACGTATTGGAGTACTTCATCTCTACACACGGTGCGCGTAAAGGTCTTGCGGATACGGCGTTGAAAACGGCGGATGCGGGTTACCTGACCCGTCGTCTGGTAGACGTTGCGCAGGATGTGGTGATCAATGAGGAAGATTGTGGTACCCTCCGTGGTATCGCTACTGCTGCCCTGAAGGATAACGAAGAAGTGGTAGAACCATTATACGATCGTATCCTGGGTAGAACTTCCCTGCACGATGTATACGATCCGCTCAACGATGAAGAGCTGATAGTAGCAGCAGGTGCTGAAATTACAGAAGAGATCGCTCACAGAATAGAAGAAAGTTCCATTGAAACGGTAGATATCCGCTCCGTACTGACTTGCGAAAGCAAACGTGGTGTGTGTGTAAAATGTTATGGTAAAAACCTCGCAACAGGTTATACTGCACAACGCGGAGATGCTGTAGGTATCATTGCTGCACAGTCAATCGGTGAGCCAGGTACACAGTTAACACTCCGTACCTTCCACGTGGGTGGTGTGGCCGGTTCTACTTCCGTAGAATCTGGTTTAACCGCTAAGTTCGATGGTACTGTACAGTTTGATGGTCTGAGAACAACCACCTACGAAAACAACGAAGGTGAAAAAGTGCAGGTGGTAATTGGCCGTACCGGTGAATTACGTATCATGGACGTGAAAAATGACCGTCTGTTAATTACCAACAACGTTCCTTATGGTTCTACTGTATTGGTGAAAGATGGTCAGAAAGTATCGAAAGGTGATATGATCTGTACCTGGGATCCATTTAACGCGGTTATCGTTTCTGAAATCGCTGGTAGTGTTCGTTTCGACAGCATCCTTGAAGGTATTACCTTCCGTGAAGAAGCGGATGAACAAACCGGTCACCGTGAAAAAGTGGTTATTGAAACCAAGGATAAAAACAAGATTCCATCCATTTATATCGAAGGTAACAAGGAAGTTAAATCTTATAACTTACCGGTAGGATCTCATGTTATCATCAACGAAGGTGATAATGTAAGAGCAGGACAGGTAATCGTAAAGATTCCGCGTGTAATCGGTAAACTGAGAGATATCACGGGTGGTTTGCCACGTGTAACGGAGCTGTTTGAAGCACGTAACCCAAGCAACCCTGCCATTGTATCTGAAATTGATGGTGTGGTAGCATTTGGTAATATCAAACGTGGTAACCGCGAAATCATCATCGAAAGCCGCGAAAGCCAGGTGAAGAAATACCTGGTGCCATTGACCCGTCATATCCTGGTACAGGATGGTGACTTTGTAAAAGCAGGAACTGCATTGTCCGATGGTTCTACCACCCCGGCCGATATCCTGTCTATCAAAGGACCTTTTGCGGTACAGGAATACCTGGTAAATGAGATACAGGAAGTATACCGTTTACAGGGTGTGAAGATCAATGACAAGCACATTGAGGTGATTGTACGTCAGATGATGCGTAAGGTAACTATCGAGGATCCGGGAGATACCCGCTTCCTGGAAGGAGATACCGAGGATAAATTTGAATTCTTTGAAGAGAACGATAACATATTCGATAAGAAAGTAGTAACCGAAGCTGGCGAATCTGCTACCCTGAAAGCAGGGCAGATAGTAAGCCTGCGTCAGGTAAGGGAAGAAAACTCCCTGCTGCGTCGTGCGGATAAAGCACTGGTAGAATACCGTGATGCAAATCCGGCTACTTCCAGCCCGCTGTTGCTGGGTATTACCAAAGCATCACTGGGTACACGCAGCTGGATCTCTGCAGCGTCCTTCCAGGAAACTACCAAGGTATTGTCTCAGGCTGCCATCAATGGTAAGAGAGATGATATGGCGGGCCTGAAAGAAAACGTAATCACAGGTCATCTGATCCCTGCTGGTACCGGCTTGCGCGAATTTGAAAATATGATCGTAGGTTCTAAAGAAGAATACGATATCCTGGCCTCTTCCAAAGAAGTGTTCCAGTTTGACGAAGAAGAATAG
- a CDS encoding DUF4397 domain-containing protein, with protein sequence MKQLFFSILIAALIISCKKDSDSAIPVTSSSLMVFQAVPGPAKFDVVLDTFAVGNDLGYGEQTGYKQFRARKYTLMVFPAGNRTNPLAGGEINLRNNRFYSAFLGVDINNALVLIAAEDELDAPKEAGNAKLRVVNLSDTRYGTANTRLLLDYYTDTTKILPRIGFGNITPFKEIKGDSTYKIDVRWADSSLSVLGKEKVPFASKANGIYTIVTSGNALDPNDIKLFQVINK encoded by the coding sequence ATGAAGCAATTGTTTTTTAGCATCTTAATAGCGGCCCTGATCATCTCCTGTAAAAAAGACAGCGATAGTGCTATTCCGGTTACCTCCTCCAGTTTAATGGTATTCCAGGCAGTGCCCGGGCCAGCAAAGTTTGATGTGGTACTGGATACTTTTGCTGTGGGGAATGATCTGGGATATGGGGAGCAAACAGGATACAAACAATTCCGTGCAAGAAAATATACCCTGATGGTATTCCCCGCCGGCAACCGGACTAATCCCCTGGCAGGTGGAGAGATTAACCTTCGGAACAACCGGTTTTATTCTGCTTTTTTAGGAGTAGATATCAATAATGCACTGGTGCTCATTGCCGCAGAAGATGAACTGGATGCCCCTAAAGAAGCCGGTAATGCTAAACTCCGGGTGGTCAATTTAAGCGATACCCGGTATGGTACTGCCAACACACGGTTATTGCTCGATTATTATACAGATACTACAAAAATACTACCCCGTATAGGATTCGGAAATATTACACCATTTAAAGAGATTAAAGGAGATAGTACCTACAAAATCGATGTAAGATGGGCTGATTCTTCACTAAGTGTTTTGGGAAAAGAAAAGGTGCCTTTTGCCTCAAAAGCAAATGGCATTTATACAATTGTGACCAGCGGTAATGCCCTGGATCCCAATGATATCAAGCTTTTCCAGGTTATCAATAAGTAA
- a CDS encoding glycerophosphodiester phosphodiesterase, protein MTFAQETSRLYLNEYTIPLNKKGAAIGKIFNKEGAVTNAKILKDEAGLFTIRKGVLQLKKKAALPAAGDFKYEVSVQSGDDVAAFVLVKDAFIKNKVIAHRGAWKNHAGSENSITSLKDAIKIGCEGSEFDLWLSSDNEIVVSHDPHIGGKAVEETSLAELQTVQLKNGDRVPTLEEFIKVAMDQHTTRLVVEMKPSAKGKGELLATKTVAMIHAMKAQAWVYYISFDYNILKKVLELDPLAKVAYLSGNKSPEQLKADKMWGLDYHMGEFEKNKQLIQDAKSKGITTNVWTVNDPAAMDVLLKDGVDYITTNEPEILLEKVKK, encoded by the coding sequence ATGACTTTTGCACAGGAAACATCCAGACTTTACCTGAACGAGTATACGATTCCGTTAAATAAAAAAGGAGCGGCTATTGGAAAGATCTTCAATAAGGAAGGTGCGGTAACGAATGCTAAAATCCTGAAGGATGAAGCTGGATTATTTACTATCCGTAAAGGTGTACTGCAGCTGAAGAAAAAAGCAGCTTTGCCGGCAGCAGGGGATTTTAAATACGAAGTAAGCGTACAGTCGGGTGATGATGTTGCTGCTTTTGTATTGGTAAAAGATGCATTTATCAAAAATAAGGTAATTGCACACCGTGGTGCCTGGAAAAACCATGCTGGCAGTGAAAACTCTATCACCTCCTTAAAAGATGCAATCAAAATTGGTTGTGAAGGATCTGAATTTGATTTGTGGTTATCTTCCGATAATGAGATCGTTGTTTCACATGATCCGCATATTGGAGGAAAAGCAGTGGAAGAAACTTCTTTGGCAGAATTGCAGACCGTACAGCTGAAGAATGGAGATCGTGTGCCTACCCTAGAAGAATTTATCAAAGTAGCGATGGATCAGCATACTACCCGTTTGGTAGTAGAAATGAAACCTTCCGCCAAAGGGAAAGGGGAATTACTGGCCACTAAAACAGTAGCGATGATCCATGCGATGAAAGCACAGGCATGGGTATACTATATCAGTTTTGATTACAATATCCTGAAGAAAGTACTGGAGCTGGATCCTTTGGCCAAAGTGGCCTATCTGAGCGGCAATAAATCCCCAGAGCAATTAAAGGCAGATAAAATGTGGGGGCTGGATTATCACATGGGAGAATTCGAAAAGAATAAACAGCTGATTCAGGACGCCAAAAGCAAGGGGATCACTACAAATGTATGGACAGTGAACGACCCGGCAGCAATGGATGTACTGCTGAAGGATGGTGTGGACTATATTACCACCAATGAGCCTGAAATATTACTGGAGAAAGTAAAAAAGTAA
- a CDS encoding DUF4254 domain-containing protein, which produces MAMNLTLLTAVAYFCCMFTELSNNIFNQSILDYHQQNDVNQAISNPYEKNEIAHLLYAKNWIDTVQWHLEDIIRDPKIDPVKALEIKRWIDRSNQERTDMVEYIDSYFLDKYKGVALTAGATINTESPAWAIDRLSILALKIYHMREEADRKDASDEHRAACQRKLDILLEQRKDLSMAIDTLLEDIAAGRKYMKVYKQMKMYNDPSLNPVLYKQS; this is translated from the coding sequence ATGGCAATGAATCTTACTTTATTGACTGCGGTTGCTTATTTTTGCTGCATGTTTACCGAGCTGAGCAATAATATTTTTAATCAGAGTATACTGGATTACCATCAGCAGAATGATGTGAATCAGGCAATTAGCAATCCGTATGAGAAAAACGAGATAGCACATTTACTATATGCCAAAAACTGGATAGATACTGTACAGTGGCACCTGGAAGATATTATCCGGGACCCCAAAATAGACCCTGTAAAGGCACTGGAGATTAAACGGTGGATAGACAGGTCTAACCAGGAGCGTACTGATATGGTGGAGTATATTGATAGTTATTTCCTGGATAAGTATAAAGGAGTTGCCTTAACAGCTGGCGCTACGATTAATACAGAAAGCCCGGCATGGGCAATAGATCGCTTATCTATTCTGGCACTGAAAATATACCATATGCGGGAAGAAGCTGACAGAAAAGACGCTTCTGATGAACACCGCGCAGCTTGCCAGCGTAAACTGGATATTTTGCTGGAGCAGCGGAAGGATTTAAGTATGGCTATTGATACACTATTGGAGGATATTGCAGCAGGAAGAAAGTACATGAAGGTGTATAAGCAAATGAAAATGTATAATGACCCTTCCCTGAACCCGGTATTATACAAACAGTCCTAG
- a CDS encoding glycosyltransferase family 9 protein has translation MQKTILVTRFSALGDVAMTIPVMRQVLADNPDVQIVFVSNKNWAALCEGIPRLTFFPADVKGIHKGVGGLYKLFTAIRKAHKIAAVADLHNVLRSKIVRTFFRLAGIPVATIDKGRAGKKALTRKADKLLHPLKTTLERYASVFTALGLPCNLYPAKQVFPPQRLNSEITAVIGAKNGQTWIGVAPFATYREKTYPLAQMAKVLAALAAGEQQKVLLFGGGAGEIAQLTRLADEYPGMVVVAGRFSLREELAIISQLDVMISMDSANMHLASLFGIPVISVWGATHPFAGFMGYGQSMENAVQITDLACRPCSVFGNKPCYRGDHACMEWLEPARLLEKTAKYIRS, from the coding sequence ATGCAAAAAACAATTCTGGTAACGCGCTTTTCAGCGCTGGGTGATGTAGCTATGACTATCCCGGTAATGCGGCAGGTGCTGGCTGATAACCCGGATGTACAGATCGTTTTCGTATCCAATAAAAATTGGGCCGCTTTATGTGAAGGTATTCCGCGGCTGACCTTTTTTCCGGCAGATGTAAAAGGAATACATAAAGGAGTGGGCGGGCTCTATAAACTGTTTACGGCCATCCGTAAGGCGCACAAAATAGCTGCTGTAGCCGACCTGCATAATGTGCTCCGCTCTAAAATAGTCCGCACTTTTTTCCGGCTTGCCGGCATTCCTGTAGCTACTATAGATAAGGGGAGGGCCGGAAAGAAAGCGCTTACCCGGAAAGCGGATAAGCTACTTCATCCATTGAAAACCACCCTGGAAAGATATGCCTCCGTTTTTACTGCATTAGGGCTTCCCTGCAACCTGTATCCTGCTAAACAGGTATTTCCCCCTCAGAGATTAAATAGTGAAATAACCGCTGTTATAGGGGCCAAAAACGGGCAAACCTGGATAGGCGTGGCACCATTTGCCACCTATAGGGAAAAAACCTATCCGCTGGCCCAAATGGCTAAGGTGCTGGCTGCGCTCGCAGCCGGAGAACAGCAAAAGGTATTGTTATTTGGCGGAGGGGCCGGGGAAATAGCTCAACTCACCCGGCTGGCAGATGAATATCCTGGTATGGTAGTGGTAGCCGGCCGTTTTTCCCTGCGGGAAGAACTGGCTATTATCAGCCAGTTGGATGTAATGATCAGCATGGATTCTGCCAATATGCACCTGGCTTCTCTGTTTGGCATCCCGGTAATCTCTGTTTGGGGCGCCACACATCCATTTGCCGGATTTATGGGATATGGCCAGAGCATGGAGAATGCAGTGCAAATAACTGATTTAGCCTGCCGGCCCTGCTCCGTATTTGGTAATAAACCATGTTATCGTGGTGATCACGCCTGTATGGAGTGGCTGGAACCTGCCAGATTGCTGGAAAAAACAGCTAAATATATCCGGTCATAA